gtctatttttttaaataactctctatctatattacaattacaaacaattacttttatgtttttatacactttttgttttgaacattgttttgaataacttttttcgcgaaaccgttttttacaattccactctgcggagaacgcatactgaatgaatacgtgcacaactcataacagaaaatgtaactgtaagcttgcagaacatataagtctacataatgcatgaaagggttaagtataaaaacagataaaacgaataaataaattaaaaggcaTAACATTCGAAGACTCGAACAATTCGCTAATTCGAACAAGTAGGTTTTCATTAGTTCGAGTTTTCGCGAAAGCACTGTatttatatcatataaaaagttatataaaaatatgagaaagttccatttatttatattgcttGTTGCTATTACTCTACACATGACGTATCGTAAAATATGAtagcaaattttataaattagtgcaaaaaaattttttgttaaaatctaatttaatttgttaaagaGATTGTGAATTGTTAATATTCTGATaaattgtttatacatattcagaaaataatattattttaaagataaatttttaactgtttcggtattgaaaatgaatttaaaaacgtATTAAACCATTGGTGTTAACTTCCTATCATTCAATCAGCTATTTTGTATTTCCTCTAAGAAGATTCAGAGAATACAACATTAGGCCCTTAAACTCACTACCGAttttagctttttttttaaagaaatatcagTAAAAATTTTTTAGATTGAGTGACCATCTATTCAATAAATCTGATTCCCGTACTTCTATTAGATTTAGTGCAAAAAGAACATATTATTAACGAATCATAGCCGAAGCTATAAGTAGTGGAAATACGTAAATTTAGTGTAGAAACAGTTATTGCGatgaacatttttcaaaaacaaaaaaaaaatatctttgaaagtttaatatttgctgtcttgcaattttttgtcgtttttatattctcctttgtcatgtttatattttcaaattgaattccAAATACTTCcttaaaatatcctttaaattcCTTTTTTAAAAAAGCAGCTGTTTAGGATTTATTATAGAGTTCCGTTCAATAACTTGAATGCTCAATTGAACAAACTGTGAAGCACAAAGGGACATACAAATGTGTatcaaaatgcaaaatattatatagacTTAAAAatgtacatgtatttatatatgactggaattaatttttataacataataTTGCTTAGTtaataacataaattaaatatgaattttggaTTTCTTAaggaaactaaattttatttccaaatttatttttatattcttgttgtaacacattttttttgcatacgTTATTTATGATAAGAAGCGTTTAAGCAAAACTACTTTAGCAACAAGCCAAACTTTATAATTATATCAGGGCTAGAAAACTTCCCTTCAGTTTTGCCTAGTAAATTTAGACTAGTTTCAGAAGCAAATCAATTTGATATATTATAACTATATCGGAGCTAATAGTAAACTTATTCTAATTTTgtctactaaattttattttgatatatttctgtactcttgaattatttattgtacagaggtagtcaaaattatttacacatcgaacgttttttttacatgtttcacataaaaggcttttgcttgttgttgtcgttgtcgcagagtaatgctatgttgttggaaaccttgatctattcctaagCGAATGATGCCAGTTTGGTGAGAATaactagaaatatggcggagaaataagcaaatgaactgaggactcgcagtagtcaaaagtatttacacacattttttttgcgtcaaaagtatttacacacggcgatttatcctttgatttggtttgagcaagagTAGTGATTGAATTctatttcatttaaaacaaactaaatcagccttaaaatttaaaattggtgaataaaatgccgaaaccaaaggaattatggattataactagatcggagactgttactaagtttaagactggtgtttcggcttcggaaatttatagaatttaaaggaatactgtttatactgaaggagacgaacaattgcaaggatactttaaagagaattgggcagaaacctgtgataactccaaGATAATGgggaagattagtaggaactgtcatacaaaaaaCCACAATtaagtcctgttaatattgcaacagcatcgaatcagcatattgcatgaacagtcaatgatgctacactgctcaggaccttaaaaaagttaacataaatgcctacgttgtgcataaagtagtcaatatttccgaaaccaaaaaagcgatattcCTCTCTTTTGCCTTaaattgcatcctaaagcctgtagtgggcaaataaattattaattattagttcGAGGACTTCTTTAGTAAACCCTTTATCCATTTACCACCTGAgaacgtgagaagaagaataatgcagtttagacgctaaatagagccGGAGgtgatattatgattttttggggaagttttccttacttaagttttggagatttggtactaatttaggtaCCCCAAATCATCcgaatatatcagaattcacatgaccatgccattgtagtggttagtcggccttttccaactattgtctacattttacaacaggacaatgctccatttcacaAAGCATCGTTACCAACAAAATCGTGAAgcaatcaagttgacctccggaGAGCCTCGAcctaaacatttttgaaaatatttgggtttcgttaaatatccgaggacaattgatataataaccgaaaacgctaaattaccgacatttggtctaaattaacagttaacttagcgcacaattgtgttaaatcaattcggaccataaagcaggctgttattgatgccaatggtaatgcaaccaattatgaatttatcgccttagaatagctacttagactaaacattaaaattaaaaaaattatcatttaaaaataacaggataatccatttcaagttgtgtgtaaatacttttgacgcaaaaaaatttacaacaacatagcattttgttgccctgtgtaaaaaaacgttcgatatgtaaataattttcactatCTCTATTCCAAATTTCTATATGAAAACTATCCAAATTGTGGATTACGACTGTTGATGTTTGTCTTTTTCAGTTTATAAACCGTAATACCGTTTCGGGATTCTGGAGATGGACTGATGGTCCCAGGCACGCATATTAGTTAAATTCTCACATGTTTTATAACAATTGGATGTTTGATCCACGGACGGTCGAACCGATATACATTAATTCATGTATTTCTAAATTTAGCCATAAACATTTGATCGTATACATACAACTCAGTACCTATCACCGTTATTTTATGCAGATAAATGTTAACACTTTTGCAGCAGATTAACATTATAAGTTACAAACAAATGTGTCAATAAGAAacctacaaataaattcaagtacTTTAGACAGCTGTCATACTTTGTGTTATTGGtctttaatttacaatattaaaaatatagtaattttcaacacatAAATGTTTTCACATACCAGGTAAATGTTGGGTAGTTTGCGGAACGCTACTTTGGCGTTGCAttcgttgcatttgttgttgctggaatACATTTGAGCTAGATCCCCCATATGGTGACTGTGGAGACGGAGAATTTGATGTACCTCCAAAACCACTAGATTCACCTCCTTGAAAAGAATTTTGCCTCTGCAGACTGACATTGGTGCCGATATTACTAGCAACTGCATTACCAGATACACCACCTCCGTTAGGAGAGTTGAGACTTCGCCGCTGATTTTGATACGGACGTGTTGTATAAGAACTAACTCCCTGCTAAagtaatgaaaaaacaaaaacagaaaaattttaaaatttccttcaaagaaaaattgtttacaCTAACTTGCAATTGCGCGCTTAACATAggattgtgttgttgtaatgagTGACTGCGTTGAGTTGTCAAATTTCCACTTAGCTGCACACTTGCCGTACTGACATTACCACCAGCATTCCATTGTTGTGATGACGTATTCGGCATGCCAGTTTGCGATTGTACATTACCTGGGCCCCCAGTAAAAGGCGGTTGGCGTGGTGATAGCTGCGGAGCGACATTAGCGTTTGCGGCTTGGGCAGCCTGAAACGAcatctgttgttgctgctgggcattcacttgttgttgttgttgtgaaatatgATGTTGATGATGGGGCGATAGACGTTGTCCGCTCTGTGAAAATTGCGATGCATAACCTTAGAAAGTATACgagaaaaatgtaagaaaaaaatcttatatttatttgttggtaACAGACCTGCATTAGATTGTGGACTGAAGGGTGCATTACGTTGACCTGgacttaattgttgttgttgaagtaaATTCTGTGCAAAATTCGGACTCAGTTGAGAATCGGGCGGCAAGTTGGTACGAGACAAAGCAACATTTGGAGCTACTGTATTATTCAACAGTGAACCAATGTTGTTGATGTTTGGATTTAGACCTATGAGACACAAATAGTggtcaaataacaataaaaacatatttattctttttacatacataactgATCTGTGCGCGCTGTTGCACTCTCAGGAACCAAaagttgctgcttttgttgttgctgtagaagacgttctttttgttgttgctgctgttgctgctgttgacgAATTCGGTACTGCTGATGTGCTGGCAAAACAGAACCTCCAGGTGTAGTAACGGCATTCATTGGGCCCCGGTTACGCGACGCCGAATACATAGGTGGCGGACGTTGGAAGCTTTGATTGGCGTTAACACGTAGTACCTCCAACATTTGTTGTACCTGAGTTGACTGTTGATTGCCACCAATGGCAGCTTGTTGCCTTTGGAGCATTTGTAGATGATGCTGCAGCTggagttggtgttgttgctgtgacAAACCCGATCCAGTGCCCCCTCCACTGCCACCACCCATTACGTTGCCGGGATAGGCCGGCGGTTGTGGctgttgttgatgatgttgttgctgttgcagttgAGATGTCTCAACCATCAATGAATTTTGAATAGCATTAATAGCCATGCGCTCATTAATCTCTTGCTGTGTTAATCCAGACAAGGCAGTAGGAGTAGGTGCTGATACAAAGGGTCCATCGTCTGAAACGTAATCCATAACGCTATCCAAAATCTTAGACAATTCTGAATCGCCATCGGCGCCGCTAGGGCCGGCTAATTGGGAGCTCGCTTGTGATGTCACAATCGATGCTGTGACGTTGGCTGTCCCTGAGGTAGCTGTGGTATTATGTAGAGATGTTCCGAAGGCGTCTGATGAAGCAAAGTTTATTGGCGGTTGAGATAGTTGAGTTGGCTGCTGATGTGAAGGGCGCTGAATGTTACCtaaacactgttgttgttgttgttgttgttgtagatggagttgttgctgatgttgcaGCGTGAGGTAGGTATCGGAATATTGTTTACGTATACTACTACTCCGTCCAACACCACCGACGGAATTGCCAGCACTTATCGATGATGTCGTTGTCATTGTGCCACTTTTTGGAGGCATGCCGCCTAGGCTATTTGGTGCTGAAACACTCATGACACCGAGGGCCGAATTGCCGCGGCTTGCTGATGGTGCAATGTCAGGTATAGTTTTGACTTGAGGTGGTACAGTTACTATGGGGTTCTTTGGCGGATTTTCTAACAGCGAAGCAAGCATTTTATTGCTTTCACGCAGCTTGGATGGACGGTCACTCTCACGTTTTGCTAATATGCCATCATCCGGTTCATTGAGTGAACGCTTGCGAGTTGTTGGGTCACCTTGGTACTTTAAACTTTTAAGTAAATCCTCTTGCGACATGTCCTTGGAGTGATGTTGTCCGTGACTATGACCATGTGAATGACTAAAGTGACCATCGTCTTTTTGTAATTGACGCATTAATTCACTCTGTCGACCAAGGGAAGGTCCTTTGCCATCATCATCCTCCGATTTCTCGTTAAGCAActgtataaaatacatataggaAAATATCTGTGTATTCTACTTCAAGTACATGAGTGTACTCAAATATTTGTGCAGATAAAAAGTAAAGATAAGTGTATGGTTTAAGGGGATGGTGGGGCCTTACTTACCGACAGTAACATGGGATTGCTGGAGTTCGAAGATTTTGGTAATGCACCACCACCAAATAGGCGCGCATTCGTTATACCAGCAGCGCCCATTTTGAACATTCCGGACGAACCCCTGTTGCTACCGCCGGCACCTCCACCATCCTTATCTTCGTCGGAATTGAGTAGACCCTGATTGTAAAACTTTCGGGAGATCAAAAACATAGCATAAATAATGTACGTACATATCGATACCTCTTTAAAAACCATTTACTGTTGAGTGAAGGCTTATATAACTAATATATATCTAATCTCACCTTATGCCGTAGGTTAAGGTGATCCTTATCACCATCGCCCGTGTTCATTCCTGAGGTCATTGAATGCGATTTATTCGTCAATAAATGCCGTAAACGCTCTGACTCCGGTTGAGGTGGATTGGGCTGTGCAGATACTTGACTCATATTAGTCACAGTGGTTAGTAATGGCGGGCCACCATTTGGTAAATTTGCACTGCCGCTTAACGCACCACTAGAACTACCTGGAGGTCCTGAATTATTGCCACTCATGCTGCCACTGCTGTTTATGCCAGCGTTCATGTGTTCTTTATCATTATTCTTATCACTTGTCTCGAACGTCGGGAAGCCAAAACCAAACGGACCTCCACTAACGCCGGGGCCAGCAGACGACGGCTGACTTGTATTTGACTGAGGTGAAGGCAAGCTTGCAGCTGAGTGTGACGACAGTTGATATGGCGTCGATGGTGAAGCACATACTGCCGGACTGAATCCATGTCCCGCTGAAGGTGGACGCGGAGTGCTTACCGGAGTAGTAACAGAAGCACGAGAATTTGGACGCGAATCCGTCCAACCAGTGGCGTCCATTTCAAAACTGGAATGTGCCAAGTCAAAATCAAAGGGGTCGGAGCTATAGAAAATCGTTGCTTCGGGGCCAGCAGGCGATGCAGTAAAAGAATTTACTAAGGTGGAATTATTCGAAGTCGATGCCGAAGTAGCTACAGCAGGATTGTTACGCTGTGTACCACCTCCGGTACCATTGATAACAGCTGAAGTCATTAGTGGTCCACCCACATTAGTAGTTTGGGTGCTATGTGGTGGCATGCCACCACCTCCAACTAGTCCACCTAGCATGTGGGCTCCGCTACTTACACTTGCTAATGCTGAGGCTGACGATGAGGAGCACGATGAATTGTTATTAACAAGTGAGTCCAAGGGGAGAGAAAGTGGCGAAACTAATGATGGAGTGGGCGACATTGTAGACAAACTGCTAGATGGCATTATGTTACTGTTACCGATACTTCCGATGTTCAAACCTCCAATACCTCCCCCGCCTATATCATTATCCGTATTAAGTATTGTTTGCAGTGACATAATATAATCACCCTCAGTTTGCGACTGATTTAAAAAAAGTCGTGAATTAGCCTTAACATGAACATAAACGTCGGGTGCACCGAAACGTAATCTAAATGGACGTGACATAACGTTCGCAATGGGAGGATTAATTAGTGTAGCAGGCGTTCCACCGGGTGAGTGTGCCGCCGGCGAATTCATCAAATGGACTGATGCAGCTGACTCTTGAACCTCGCGTAAATGTGATTTCAGAGCATTTAAATCTTGGGGATGACAAAGATCCTGCAAGAGTCGTCCCAACCAGCTACTCAAATGTTGACGATAGGGTTCACGAAGTGCGGTTGCATCCAAATTGAGTATCTTGCCGTGTACGTCGAGTTTAAAAGTTAAATGCTCAATCGCCTGAGGTTGTACATGTTGAATTGCTGGCTCATCCTCAGGACGGGTGATCAAACACAATATGGAGGACGTTGTATCTCCGTCgtctaaaatttatataattagcaAACGCAATATCATAAACAATAAACACCTTACCTTTCATCGGTGTTGCAAGCAACATAACTTCCTCATATTTCTCTGGGTGTATCTGTTGTCCAACAGTTTTCTGATCCAAAGGGTCGTTTTGGTGCGACATGGATGTTTGAGTAGCGGACCGCAAATCTTTGACCAACATTCGCACTTTAGCtgctatatttcttttaattttagcaCTTCCTGGACCTAACGAGGCTGTTGAATGTTGCGAATTTGTACCACTATCTTCCAAATCATTCCAGCCACTTTGGCTACCACTGCCACAACCAATATCTCCAGTTCCATTTCCGCTAACACCATACggcatattatttataattggaTCTAATTTCGCATGATCGCCAGAGTGCAGGTATTGATATAGTGGCTTACGATATAGTTCCTGTTTGTCATAGCCGATTAGTTCACGTATATTCTGCGTACACGACTCAATTATCCCGTCCGCAGTGACTTGTAAAAGTACCCAATCGACTGATGAGAGGTAATGTTCCAAGGCTTCAAAATAGGCAGATATTTCGGGCACTTGACCGTTAAGCAACGATGGCTCTGGGAGTGGAGGTTCGGTCGATGAAACGTCGCCTTGCTGTACTGGATGTATAGAACAATTGTCAGTTGCACATCGTAAACAACGTGTGGATGCTGTATTATTTCGATTATCGTTGCTTTTTGAAGTTGaattgctattattgttattaggTGTCGTCGAATTGAGAGCTGAAGGAGCAGTAGTTGACGTTGCAGAAGAAATATCACGGCTTTGGCCTTTGTCGCAAAACTCTCGATACTGAAAAGATAGAAATAATTATTAGCCAACGAAggaattaattgatttaatctTACTATTTACAACACATAATTTCtactttatgaaaatatttatattaaaggaTTCACAAAGCTGCTATGccatacatgtatgtgtatgtaaattaaatgaatacatatatataaaaggtTAGTGTTTACTTCAATAATTGATTATTGTGAATCCATATCTACCatctctgtatatgtatatggatctTCAGCTTTATACTGTTTACATTTGAAAACGTATgtaagtaaatgtatttatacaaagaTTATCTGACTATTTATTTATGGAGTGTGTATTGATATTAAACATCAAGAGTTAAGCTTTCATgtgttaaaatatatgaaagtatGAAATCCTTTCATTCCTTCCGGAGAAACGCCACTGTTGAGAACAAAAATTACGATTTTAGACTTTGCCTGGGCCACGAGTTGCAAACACACTTAATTACGAAAAACTTGTTACTATTTGCAAAAATAGGTAAGAGCAACTCCAGTTATGGAAACCTTTggttatagaaattaaaagaaaattaaagaattttataattgtttttgtttagccacttttTAGGCCAATATCTACAAAGTTTGCTTTCTTACTATATATGCCGCTGCAACCTCTCAACGATTTCGAACCTCTACAAcgaatgaattaaaattttatagtatgcaagaaaaagagaaaatcgCACATTgtgaaaacgaaaaatattgcaCCGATCAACGcaatcataacaaaaacaaataaagaatcgGCATGTACACAAGAACAAACGAAACGAAATAAGAGAAGATTTAAAACATAATAGCGTTTGGGAGTGCGAATGTTAAACTAAAGCAAAGCGGGATCTACCTTACGAAGCTCCACTACCAaagaaaaaacgcaaaaattaaACCCACATAAGCGAtatctttacaaaaacaactgttGAAACAACGATCAATCGCAAACTGGGTACGACGAAATACATTCAATGCTGACGATACAACACAACGATGGCGACAACTTTGACAATGAGTACTCGTATTCACGAAGTAAAGGTAATTAATGTGTACATATTACACCACTACAAACGTATGTATATGAGGTTATTTAGGAAACTAAAAACAGATAGGAAGAGAATTAAACGGTTGGATATTGAGTATTAcgcttattattttttgataattttccatatttaaaaagcatttaaacacattttaacGTTAAACAATTATGCATATATAACGAAAGAGTGGCtttcaataaaactaaaaaacattattttcatgacACAATATCACCCTAGTCGACAGAGATTTCTTAATCATTATTTGTTTTGCATCTTTTCTCATCattcactaacaacaacaacaaacattacgTAATGATGTCATATTCAACCATACGAGCTTCCAAATAATTgttcatattatattatattaacttgCCCAACCAGAGCGATAACGATCATGGTGTTTAGTTAGGTAGCCGGTCATTTCACAGACTATGGATGAGACAAAAGAGCTTTTATGGATAAAGCTTCCGCACCGGCTACCGTTCAACTGAAAGAGGAAAAAAGAATACGCAgaactatatacataagtgcGATTCATGCTCATATAACAACATACTCAAAATTATAGAGTAGTAAATTGTTATTATATCGAATGATGtacaaatgaaaatacaagtacgaacatttattcatatatagatattataaaCTGCATATCAATTTTACGATGGTAAAAAAGTGCATACTCAGCGCATACAGCAAAAATCTACAATCCGAATAAATGCTAATGAGCACGAACATTTAATTAAAGTATCTAAAACATACACAACAATAATACCAAAAGAAGAAACGCTAACAGAAACACTCTTGCACCTTTAAAAACTCACAATAAGCCTAGTCGAAAGAACATAGCTATACATGTACATAGTTCGTTGatctgtttgttttgttgttttcggtTTGAATAAGTATTTTTAAGTTTCCTTTATTATATTCTTCGCCTATTATATTTTGCACTGTTGTTACAAACTTTTAAATTTGCCAAAGAGGAAGAGAGAATAAATATAGCACATGTTCAGAAGTATAAAAAGTACATACAgccatgtgaaaaataatagggacactTACTTGAAAAcaggttaaaaataaaatttaaaaattatcaaaaatgtaacatgcaattgtttgctgggatgtcagtgaagtaaagaaccgttatcaaagaaaaaatgttgatcaTTTTGTGAAGTAAGATCGTTTTTGAGTGTGCGAAATAATAGGGACATGTGTCGtgtgtccctattatttttcacgTGACTGTATATACAGAAGAATAATGAGATAAGTATAAATCGGTGGTGGTGGAGCCCACTGAAACCAATGAAACGAACAACAAAATAAGacttatgcatgtatgtatgttttgaatTATACACATGCCAGAATGTATAAGaaaagacatatgtacatatgcgagATTCATCAACTTTGtttattatgtttctattttatccctcataaataaaattacaatctATTACATTAcctttgtttgcttttttatacaaaattaaattagaaagcgtcaaaattttgaattttcattacTCTACACTGTTAATGATGTTTTCAATTTATCATACACAATTAatgatattttgaatttatcctTATagtaaccgaaaatattttgcttaaaaaaacatttaaaattttttttaatttcaattcatacGAGAATGTTAATGAAGACCGAAAATTCTTAATTCTACATAAAAATTAGCTGGCACTCTGAATTCTTACAAACTAATTATTCCACCGTTCCAACAAATATCCCCATCTCcatctttgaaaataatagaATTGTTAAGAGCTGAATATGAGTCAGAAAAGGGGAACATATAAGACCGGCTTGCTAAGTAAATAACGAATACTTCGTAAtatcaattcaatttaaaaattaacagttaagtATGAtgcttatttaataattttacatatattgaatttatcataACAAATGTTCTGCCACCATAATATTTGATTAATGCAGttagatacaaatattttataaattcaaaagaaaatcgTTGTTACGAAAgtatttgcttttatatttcACCACTGGAACATCATCATGAAAGCTGAATGACATTCATCAGAATTCATCAAGAAAATGTACGTACTATTCGATGTTGATTGTTACataaatgaattataaattatataatttcagtTATTTATGATATTGCAATAAATTGAGATCAATAAATAGTTTCCGCAAACGattataaactaaatatgtacaaGTACACAAAATATTATGTTTCTGTGAAGTTAATCTCagcataatttatatttacaattaaaatacaGATGAATTTTAGTTCAGTTaagtcgaacttctataacttaaAGATCTTTATAAATCgaattcttgaattggcaatagcgtttagaagtcaaatttccgtccataactcgaagttctccataactcgaattcttgaattggcaatagaagtcaaattttatataagttccataaatcgaacttttcgaccaggacataatacaaaatttaaaatttttctatcgatGCAGAGTTTTAAAAAAGTTCCTATTATATCGTATGTAGGCgatgaaaaaatatgataaatattgcTCCTAACACTTGCCAACTAAAACTGGAGATCGTGTGAGCATGAATCTTATGAGAGTATCACGTAAATTAAACCTAGAAATcgatgtgtttttgtttttttttccatgaaattaatCACCTGTTCTCTTTGTCAACCACATTAGGAAAcactaaaaaataaactaatcaaaatttaaaatattcttcaaattattaaaaatccaTTCCAAACATTGTTaatgtcaaataagtacccggaaatctTGGGCCAAAACgtttgaaatgttgaaaaaaaacatttgtatgttATACTTGTATAATACATTCTGTCatataagtacccggaaattctcattatgaatggataaaaatattgaacaaagagtttgtgtgaaattttgtgttgcaAGCGAAATTTCTTCtgccaaaacgttggaaatgttgaaaaaacatttggtgactcaaccatgtcgaaaactcaagtttacgattggtataaatcgttcaaagaggggcatataaaaatcgcaacgcacacaaaaggttgacttgttcctaatgacgccgtaaacaaactaaatgacacatagcaataaaaattcacagactagtggctgacagttgtgccaacctggggaaaaaaattgaaatattctcagcgggaaaatttaaaatgagaatttccggatacttatttgacagaatttatcatagcaataaaaattcacagactagtggctgacagttgtgccaacctggggaaaaaaattgaaatattctcagcgggaaaatttaaaatgagaatttccggatacttatttgacagaatttatCATCTATCATTTCTATACAATTCCTAACAATTACGATGGTCTTAATGTACAATTTGTGACGTCATTCGAAGCAAACA
This portion of the Zeugodacus cucurbitae isolate PBARC_wt_2022May chromosome 3, idZeuCucr1.2, whole genome shotgun sequence genome encodes:
- the LOC105211493 gene encoding neurogenic protein mastermind isoform X13, whose amino-acid sequence is MIVIALYREFCDKGQSRDISSATSTTAPSALNSTTPNNNNSNSTSKSNDNRNNTASTRCLRCATDNCSIHPVQQGDVSSTEPPLPEPSLLNGQVPEISAYFEALEHYLSSVDWVLLQVTADGIIESCTQNIRELIGYDKQELYRKPLYQYLHSGDHAKLDPIINNMPYGVSGNGTGDIGCGSGSQSGWNDLEDSGTNSQHSTASLGPGSAKIKRNIAAKVRMLVKDLRSATQTSMSHQNDPLDQKTVGQQIHPEKYEEVMLLATPMKDDGDTTSSILCLITRPEDEPAIQHVQPQAIEHLTFKLDVHGKILNLDATALREPYRQHLSSWLGRLLQDLCHPQDLNALKSHLREVQESAASVHLMNSPAAHSPGGTPATLINPPIANVMSRPFRLRFGAPDVYVHVKANSRLFLNQSQTEGDYIMSLQTILNTDNDIGGGGIGGLNIGSIGNSNIMPSSSLSTMSPTPSLVSPLSLPLDSLVNNNSSCSSSSASALASVSSGAHMLGGLVGGGGMPPHSTQTTNVGGPLMTSAVINGTGGGTQRNNPAVATSASTSNNSTLVNSFTASPAGPEATIFYSSDPFDFDLAHSSFEMDATGWTDSRPNSRASVTTPVSTPRPPSAGHGFSPAVCASPSTPYQLSSHSAASLPSPQSNTSQPSSAGPGVSGGPFGFGFPTFETSDKNNDKEHMNAGINSSGSMSGNNSGPPGSSSGALSGSANLPNGGPPLLTTVTNMSQVSAQPNPPQPESERLRHLLTNKSHSMTSGMNTGDGDKDHLNLRHKFYNQGLLNSDEDKDGGGAGGSNRGSSGMFKMGAAGITNARLFGGGALPKSSNSSNPMLLSLLNEKSEDDDGKGPSLGRQSELMRQLQKDDGHFSHSHGHSHGQHHSKDMSQEDLLKSLKYQGDPTTRKRSLNEPDDGILAKRESDRPSKLRESNKMLASLLENPPKNPIVTVPPQVKTIPDIAPSASRGNSALGVMSVSAPNSLGGMPPKSGTMTTTSSISAGNSVGGVGRSSSIRKQYSDTYLTLQHQQQLHLQQQQQQQQCLGNIQRPSHQQPTQLSQPPINFASSDAFGTSLHNTTATSGTANVTASIVTSQASSQLAGPSGADGDSELSKILDSVMDYVSDDGPFVSAPTPTALSGLTQQEINERMAINAIQNSLMVETSQLQQQQHHQQQPQPPAYPGNVMGGGSGGGTGSGLSQQQHQLQLQHHLQMLQRQQAAIGGNQQSTQVQQMLEVLRVNANQSFQRPPPMYSASRNRGPMNAVTTPGGSVLPAHQQYRIRQQQQQQQQQKERLLQQQQKQQLLVPESATARTDQLCLNPNINNIGSLLNNTVAPNVALSRTNLPPDSQLSPNFAQNLLQQQQLSPGQRNAPFSPQSNAGYASQFSQSGQRLSPHHQHHISQQQQQVNAQQQQQMSFQAAQAANANVAPQLSPRQPPFTGGPGNVQSQTGMPNTSSQQWNAGGNVSTASVQLSGNLTTQRSHSLQQHNPMLSAQLQQGVSSYTTRPYQNQRRSLNSPNGGGVSGNAVASNIGTNVSLQRQNSFQGGESSGFGGTSNSPSPQSPYGGSSSNVFQQQQMQRMQRQSSVPQTTQHLPGSPRPFSANVNHENIVGTSGNGAATSLGINGGVSVGGSVGIVGFGGMMYKNMQHAAHAAPQQTQNDFYGRVQAAGNAANSSDFVKQELRAVVSVRAQQQAAAAGGAGASSGGNGVPGGGGGNGGPGGLRITSTPQSPLSSAQQGPMSGGSSGGLNSTNSLSMQQHQSGSIGTGVSQNTLLNTPPDPSMNFTFDAQDFFGSNVTR